A window of the Cryptosporidium parvum Iowa II chromosome 7, whole genome shotgun sequence genome harbors these coding sequences:
- a CDS encoding very large membrane protein (with no close homologs), translating into MSFRLESENLELLEKVGVNKQEAELLSHINEAVKEITSKIQDGDIQIKIRKCKELLQLIAAIRQDVLGDFPSALLTLNLELWDLLINSLSSCCCPSVSDKTYKALFPGLYENSSTDGYMGSSCCVVLKEKILELLTEMIQSINELLTKNKVYSTDVSEIEFWILNLAETVIPNLVCCSLKSSISSHCECKLEPLVSLSFVVQESISTYSELLMKESRLWSTLFRLLMSCNDLNSNAIEIKKKLQSKKTKIEPQVVDFSVCNLKFLDSAQLICSTFTRFNFLSDNEGHKYFSLLAAGDIFSQFIKYVSTIFKIVYFEDIKMCNTKLDFLFNQRFDLQIESFAEYNEEVESSDKIADLNDLDSLENIEDIYNFSAEFNSANNSNNSHGSALEKVHESETKRSKHMERFETNSLMSCIVFLLGNEKIIEFDSFRIVHSDSIRFTILDVLESLFQGNDLASLDSVSMISQTLFVYDFVSLLYPNNSNYSLEGQMEYKFSYIEKLTERFIKSPIHVVASIIYILRSDASKENLSKHLSILLDYLFSLKNSPFENLIPITLGYLFDLLCQESYGSKNLASLFDVLIERVSDECLHFYSPLTWISKVITLDFVLFQNKKVLPNSSKIISSLKLFLSKWTKVSELMISSSNIKFCQSRLRGIRRCILYCSLILSGNKDNLDLENLAELYMVSTMLTLILKNRSLRRTSVLQLVDLLNKRVKFSKDDLNLEVVNDLEFIERQWSLNTKHIFFDYFTLVDLEKDEMSTAYEQNIYGEALLVEKMEELDIHHKKSVMMSTEGPNSSVLKTPDSFRLSKLLSAIKNPRIQTQIKISALKSLTKSLTSSKISCKLFCIYVDELVKILMNLSCKSFCTKKQNLDNSSRDESAFDITELISIEENSLFYHLSIALNAIFISRSYRKNLLEYLAASYSITLIHHLSIWIFSSSEECRSGSFSLLTTILIIILKTGVISDTPSIESPDDLFLDKTTTYLKTSPLVRNTLILPTSTRETKEYKEIYEVELHENSEHTSPLKFDDVKKVNLFKPLVSQTNASQEISKVLWDLDRLFRKRSIKTSGVPLEEFLYSVFSLSFPWTRMTSQVVRLESGISKIKDSIDSVLSKLIMLLGQNNPEYLSEIERYSDLINSQSRNIDIKMLAVLKVIHSILHSFQHVNSESLSETLSKYSSFIVIILSYFNNYFRDKDGNFIVGTIRPKISFGIFDTISLCLDSCNGALCELLFDILPINIQWSFIILQVPKLIDPINTVQSPTTMLLVTKLLSKMPLKRWFEEDPRYTLECLKLLILNKSLFCNRELPELLLCAQSFQDSYFVKKVISIFDKISVFENPNHPINALIQKSLLKWLLGVGLVSSSFEVQTKIWDLKLVLLDKWDYEHSNNTYSIISNFRIPNVDNIEINQQISWGFIFSRSIKSLNHLINNMSYLVPINENLIKSYIGWRNVEFFEYLASILRFLEVFLTIQHRPIEIESNENFDQNNGEIQLVITTLTESMEVIAEEIITPFLNLITMQDSNIEKERLLFTNLMFGFLCKLSRFLPFSSLVFQKIADNLSLFSSSLSGISHLELSINSFLLQIQLVLCIVKADPSCFGVLREHIIILISKISPKEMTSDQMNKLLSFLLFLFDKGLKNHEICSRLLEKISSLCNQVLLSMSKILPKSKDGHNLTLELPQSLNFNNTYNLLMGVSLLSLKLSQIVSIDDSSNSLSEELKKEIFNSVIVGIEISSKISISSEFLTLYCSLDQIDMLQESLALLLSALSILNSSSLSIEMEEEFIGKLFNHIFTIWENFIYLTSFFSKSQMSHSEELYNELRAQQSEKKEFYNEIKLCIDYYIQIITMDIFTELLTNNLNKFDPGKFTDDLKNIWLFINNSEESLSKLNYPIIYFASFIYKIKVKSSGTSDLGDWNRIFNKNFYLNGLLDNVLLRTSEILVEIREICLGELRSCTIASLRAMAKQTNKNLNKFNENAFLSQMCCLFQFIKVIGLFLAEFEGPHNLLTNNKLKPLLNFTLESLALLSCISKQLEAELERSNRSGFETCIRTWWKYTCKITGESQDIEHFSYMITQIISLLLCCSSQIIPISETQMTNITQGANPVPLSDLARSQNQGSARFHDLFINLLDTESSVGLRLNRGALRFPIEINEENGFLMSNVTKKELNKLDGFDLKINPKKGRMLLDSIILNDSVPIPIKCGVLKLFLSLALSSSKKKFIKQWKVDEFPDKIKILSILEKAKISRSSEFLVLSLALLEVLLSFNPSQLVSSVEHVRKPLRTYSDSQCSSIMISLELLKVEAETFEDLDLSSRTYPIIQDLFNKCFALLKVMQN; encoded by the coding sequence GATATATGGGATCTAGTTGTTGTGTTGTTCTTAAGGAGAAAATCCTTGAATTATTAACGGAAATGATACAAAgcattaatgaattattaactaAAAACAAAGTATATTCAACCGATGTATCTGAAATAGAATTTTGGATCTTAAATCTTGCAGAAACAGTTATTCCAAACCTCGTTTGTTGCTCCTTAAAATCATCCATTTCTTCTCATTGTGAATGTAAATTAGAGCCTCTTGTATCTTTATCTTTTGTCGTTCAAGAATCAATTTCAACATATTCTGAACTTTTAATGAAGGAAAGCAGGCTTTGGTCTACTTTGTTCAGGCTATTAATGAGTTGTAACGACCTAAACTCTAATgcaattgaaattaaaaaaaagctTCAATCAAAGAAGACTAAAATTGAGCCACAAGTAGTGGATTTTTCAGTATGTAACCTAAAATTTTTGGATTCTGCGCAACTCATTTGTTCAACCTTTACCAGGTTTAACTTTCTTTCGGATAATGAAGGccataaatatttttctcttcttGCTGCAGGGGACATTTTCTCTCAATTCATCAAGTATGTTTCCACAATATTCAAGATTGTTTACTTTGAAGATATCAAAATGTGTAATACCAAActtgattttcttttcaatcAAAGGTTTGATTTGCAAATTGAATCTTTTGCAGAATACAATGAAGAAGTTGAATCTTCAGATAAAATTGCAGATCTTAACGATTTGGACAgtttagaaaatattgaagatatttaCAACTTTAGTGCAGAATTTAATTCTGCAAATAATAGCAACAATAGTCATGGATCAGCTTTAGAAAAGGTACACGAGTCTGAAACTAAACGGAGTAAACACATGGAGCGCTTTGAAACAAATAGCTTGATGTCATGCATTGTTTTTTTGCTtggaaatgaaaaaataattgaattcgATTCTTTTAGAATAGTGCATAGCGATTCTATCAGATTTACTATATTGGATGTCTTAGAGTCATTGTTCCAAGGCAATGATTTGGCGAGCCTAGACTCGGTTTCAATGATTAGCCAAACATTATTTGTCTACGATTTTGTTTCGCTTTTATAcccaaataattcaaattactCTTTAGAAGGCCAAATGgaatataaattttcttATATAGAAAAGCTTACTGAAAGATTCATTAAAAGCCCAATCCATGTAGTTGCATccataatttatatattaagaTCTGATGCTTCTAAAGAAAATCTATCAAAACATTTAAGTATTCTAttggattatttatttagtttaaagaattcaccatttgaaaatttaataccAATTACATTAGGATACTTATTCGATCTTTTATGCCAAGAAAGCTATGGGTCCAAAAATCTAGCGTCTCTTTTTGACGTCTTAATTGAAAGAGTGTCTGATGAATGCCTTCACTTTTATTCTCCTTTAACTTGGATTTCCAAAGTTATAACTCTCGATTTTGTactttttcaaaataaaaaagtaCTCCCAAATTCatccaaaattatttcGAGCTTAAAATTATTCCTATCAAAATGGACCAAAGTTTCGGaattaatgatttcttcgtcaaatatcaaattttgCCAGTCTAGACTGCGAGGAATTAGAAGGTGCATATTATATTGCTCTTTAATTCTGAGTGGGAATAAGGATAATCTAGATTTAGAAAATCTTGCAGAACTTTATATGGTGTCCACTATGCTTACTTTAATACTTAAAAATAGAAGTTTAAGAAGAACCTCTGTTTTGCAGCTAGTCGATCTCTTGAATAAAAGAGTAAAATTCTCTAAAGACgatttaaatttagaagTTGTAAATGATCTTGAATTTATAGAAAGACAGTGGAGCTTGAATACAAAGCATATTTTTTTCGACTATTTTACCTTGGTTGACCTCgaaaaagatgaaatgAGTACTGCTTATGAACAAAACATATATGGAGAGGCTCTGTTGGTAGAAAAAATGGAAGAATTAGATATTCACCACAAGAAATCAGTAATGATGAGCACAGAAGGGCCAAATTCGTCAGTATTAAAAACTCCAGACTCTTTTCGACTCTCCAAACTTTTATCAGCAATAAAAAACCCAAGGATTCAAACACAAATAAAGATTTCTGCACTAAAGTCCTTGACTAAATCTCTAACTTCCTCAAAAATTTCatgtaaattattttgtatATATGTAGATGAGCTTGTGAAGATTTTGATGAATCTGAGCTGTAAAAGTTTCTGTACTAAAAAGCAGAATTTGGACAATTCTTCAAGAGATGAGTCAGCTTTTGATATTACAGAGCTCATTtcaattgaagaaaattctCTGTTCTACCATCTTTCAATTGCTCTAAATGCAATTTTTATCTCGAGATCATATAGAAAGAATTTACTAGAATATCTAGCTGCATCTTACTCAATTACGCTCATTCACCACCTAAGTATTTGGATATTCAGTTCCTCTGAAGAATGTAGATCTGGTTCATTTTCACTCCTTACAACCAttctgataataattttaaaaacaGGAGTAATCTCAGATACTCCAAGTATTGAATCTCCagatgatttatttttagataaGACCACCACATACCTTAAAACATCTCCCTTGGTCCGAAACACGTTAATTCTCCCAACTTCAACAAGAGAAACAAAAGAATATAAGGAAATCTATGAAGTAGAACTACATGAAAATAGTGAGCATACCTCACCTCTCAAATTTGACGACGTAAAGAAAGTCAATTTGTTCAAGCCTCTTGTTTCTCAAACAAATGCATCACAAGAAATTTCAAAGGTTTTATGGGATTTAGATAGACTTTTTAGAAAAAGATCCATCAAAACAAGTGGCGTACCTCTTGAGGAATTTTTGTATTCGGTATTTTCGCTTTCATTTCCCTGGACAAGAATGACCAGTCAAGTTGTTCGTCTTGAAAGCggaatatcaaaaattaagGACAGTATCGACTCTGTactttcaaaattaataatgttgTTGGGCCAGAATAACCCTGAGTATCTTTCTGAAATTGAGAGATATTctgatttaattaattctcaATCAAggaatattgatattaaaatGCTTGCAGTACTTAAAGTTATTCATTCAATACTACATTCTTTCCAGCACGTAAATAGTGAGTCACTTTCAGAAACTCTTTCcaaatattcttcatttattgTTATAATCTTATCATATTTTAACAACTATTTCAGAGATAAAGATGGCAATTTTATAGTCGGAACAATCAGACCGAAGATAAGCTTTGGAATTTTTGATACAATTTCCCTTTGTTTGGACTCTTGTAATGGGGCTTTAtgtgaattattatttgatattttaccaattaatattcaatgGAGCTTTATTATATTGCAAGTACCGAAGCTAATTGACCCCATTAATACAGTTCAATCTCCTACTACTATGCTTCTAGTAACCAAATTATTGAGTAAGATGCCTCTAAAAAGATGGTTTGAAGAAGATCCAAGGTACACTTTAGAATGTTTGAAGCTGCTTATTTTAAACAAAAGTCTGTTTTGTAATAGAGAGCTCCCTGAATTACTGCTTTGCGCACAGAGTTTTCAAGATTCGTATTTTGTCAAGAAAGTAATATCTATTTTCGATAAAATCTCAGTTTTTGAAAACCCAAACCATCCAATTAATGCACTTATACAAAAAAGCCTTCTTAAGTGGCTCCTAGGTGTAGGATTGGTTTCTAGTTCATTTGAAGTTCAAACAAAAATCTGGGATTTAAAGCTTGTTCTCTTGGATAAATGGGATTATGAACattctaataatacttattcaataatttctaaCTTTCGGATTCCTAAtgttgataatattgaaataaatcaGCAAATATCTTGGGGGTTCATTTTCTCTAGGTCTATTAAGAGTTTAAATCACTTGATCAATAATATGAGCTATTTAGTGccaataaatgaaaatttaattaaatcatatATTGGATGGAGAAATGTGGAGTTCTTTGAGTATTTAGCCAGTATTTTAAGGTTCTTAGAAGTTTTTTTGACCATTCAACACAGACCAATTGAAATCGAGTCCAATGAAAATTTCGATCAAAATAATGGAGAAATTCAGCTAGTAATAACAACTTTAACTGAATCTATGGAAGTTATTGCAGAAGAAATAATCACTCcttttttaaatctaaTAACAATGCAAGATTCgaatattgaaaaagaaaggcTTTTATTCACCAATTTAATGTTTGGGTTTCTCTGCAAGTTGAGTAGATTCTTGCCTTTCTCATCTCTTGTATTCCAAAAAATTGCTGATAACTTAAgtcttttttcttcatctcTAAGTGGGATTTCTCACTTAGAACTGAGTATTAATAGTTTTCTTTTACAAATACAACTTGTTTTATGCATAGTAAAAGCGGATCCAAGTTGCTTTGGAGTATTAAGAGAGCACataatcattttaattAGTAAGATCTCCCCCAAGGAAATGACTTCGGACCAGATGAACAAGcttttatcatttttactGTTTTTGTTTGACAAAGGATTAAAGAATCATGAAATTTGTTCAAGACTATTAGAAAAGATCTCTTCACTCTGTAATCAAGTTCTTTTGAGTATGTCTAAAATTCTACCAAAGTCAAAAGATGGACATAACCTTACATTGGAATTGCCACAAAGCTTAAACTTCAACAATACctataatttattaatggGAGTTTCTTTATTGTCACTGAAACTTTCCCAGATAGTTTCAATTGATGATTCATCAAACTCTTTAAGTGAGGAGCTGAAAAAAGAGATATTCAACTCAGTGATAGTAGGAATTGAAATATCGagtaaaatttcaattagtTCAGAGTTTTTGACGCTTTATTGTTCTTTGGACCAAATTGATATGTTACAGGAATCATTGGCCTTACTTTTATCTGCTCTTTCAATACTCAACAGCTCAAGCTTGTCCATTGAAATGGAAGAGGAATTTATTGGAAAGCTCTTTAACCACATTTTTACAATATGGGAAAactttatatatttaacttcatttttttcGAAAAGCCAAATGAGCCACTCTGAAGAATTATACAATGAGCTTCGAGCACAACAAAgtgaaaagaaagaattctataatgaaataaaactttgtattgattattatattcagaTAATTACAATGGATATATTTACGGAGCTATTAACCAATAatctaaataaatttgatcCTGGGAAGTTTACTGATGATTTAAAGAACATTTGGCTCTTCATAAACAATTCAGAAGAAAGTTTAAGTAAATTAAACTACcctattatttattttgcCTCCTTTATATATAAGATCAAGGTCAAATCTAGTGGAACGTCAGATCTAGGAGATTGGAATAGAATATTTAACAAGAATTTTTATCTCAATGGCCTATTGGATAATGTTTTACTGAGAACTTCTGAAATTCTTGTTGAAATCAGAGAAATTTGTCTTGGAGAGCTTAGATCTTGTACAATTGCTTCTCTTAGAGCAATGGCTAAACAGACAAACAAAAACTTGaacaaatttaatgaaaatgctTTTCTTTCACAAATGTGTTGTCTTTTCCAATTTATAAAAGTTATTGGACTCTTTTTAGCAGAATTTGAAGGTCCTCATAATCTTTTAACTAATAACAAGTTGAAGCCTTTACTTAACTTTACCTTAGAATCTTTGGCACTCCTTAGTTGCATTTCCAAGCAACTAGAAGCAGAACTTGAAAGAAGTAATCGCTCTGGTTTTGAAACATGCATTCGAACTTGGTGGAAATATACATGCAAAATCACTGGCGAAAGTCAAGATATTGAACATTTTTCTTATATGATTACGCAGATAATTTCTCTATTATTGTGTTGTTCTTCGCAAATTATTCCAATTTCCGAGACACAAATGACGAATATAACGCAAGGAGCGAACCCAGTACCGCTTTCAGATTTGGCAAGATCTCAAAACCAAGGTTCTGCACGCTTTCACGACTTATTTATCAATCTCCTTGATACCGAAAGCTCTGTTGGTTTAAGGTTAAATCGAGGAGCTCTACGTTTTcctattgaaattaatgaagagAATGGCTTCCTCATGAGTAACGTAACTAAGAAAGAACTGAATAAACTGGATGgttttgatttaaaaattaatcctAAAAAAGGCAGAATGCTTTTGGATAGcattattttaaatgaCTCTGTTCCAATACCAATAAAATGTGGagttttgaaattatttctaagTCTGGCTCTTTCATCATcgaaaaagaaatttattaaacaGTGGAAAGTTGACGAGTTTCcagataaaataaaaattttgagTATTCTGGAGAAGGCCAAAATATCTAGGAGTTCTGAATTCCTCGTACTATCTTTGGCTCTATTAGAGGTACTCCTATCCTTCAATCCCAGCCAACTAGTAAGTTCTGTTGAACATGTGAGAAAGCCTCTAAGAACGTATTCTGATTCCCAATGTAGCTCAATAATGATTTCACTTGAGCTACTTAAGGTGGAAGCTGAAACATTTGAGGATTTGGATTTAAGTTCTCGTACCTATCCAATAATCCAAGATTTATTTAACAAGTGTTTTGCATTACTTAAAGTCATGCAAAATTAA
- a CDS encoding VPS16 vacuolar sorting protein — MKYNWQRLGNGWYDRRRDSKMSWEVSDRDLRRNIIAIANNGGPIAILMALPSDGNSLVSNFYLATYTFRGTELGRIAWMDHIPVSIGWTLESTLLSIFSDGTIRVFSPLLEQLSIISLKRNIEPTECIIMARVLPYGICFVTSSYNVHFVSNSNISQSYCLTNIPLRCSPLEISVTTPNGNDSNISFIFPTNVFLPLEDSSIAIISIWDPKISNLITKEGIASPSPVDPAYLSFNSDGEAREKILAFSVSPNGAVLASLTESFVFSLRKTNSIFEDPIFSCKLNISFSKLRQMVWCGNESVALNAVISTSDPSGNQKLKNVVYIGGPDNQWLTYNYGRQPLILNTEVDGVKVQTATHSDFLYRVPECLESVFGIGSCEPSAMLYFAYEKHISGDITAYYSLRAISSQLIEASLKCIDASICKFHEEETCIKLLKVASFGRLFSIKSLGSDQIEAKKWERSYISACRDLRIVKAVNQSSAEFNTSVVQLRTYGVKVLSTRLANHRCYLLSIKICEYCNISYFHILSSWACAKIRHSLEATDEELAGTIISKIIGSQGSSGFIENGVGSSCFSLIADEAAKAGRMHLAILLLQHEPNLQRRVAMLLKLPAFKLAVEQSIKHRDIDLVYVCVTHLLFASSKEKFREIENSSPLTSESTQKHYWDSETIETLANIPEMVPFVIYYCTNLGETDLLLKLFEEMENFFDAGWVKIMLATLEKNSVLAKLEHLAHAAAYFSSSLKSKKSLEISKMISNNTLTKSLILLKNTIPQSNDKTQAISFIHSSNPNSGSSFEREAVIAEIELIQYQTNLDSKSKQASWRTSEIPNFVSFVGCSLSTTIKYLAFLGLLDDLLQLKNALNVQDKIYWTYKIKGLAMGKKFQELSAEVQSLNLSYPPISLEKIIDICIYYDARHIAAKLIPKLRDSEKQSYWFNRAGMYRETQQLRNANNNVQNKILNTFSGAISGILKKD, encoded by the coding sequence atgaaatatAACTGGCAAAGGCTGGGAAATGGCTGGTATGACCGGAGGAGAGACTCGAAAATGAGCTGGGAGGTTTCCGATCGTGATTTGAGGAGGAATATTATTGCAATAGCAAATAACGGGGGTCCTATAGCTATTTTGATGGCACTTCCTTCAGATGGAAATTCTCTGGTTTCTAACTTTTACCTGGCAACTTATACTTTTAGAGGGACTGAACTAGGTAGAATTGCTTGGATGGATCATATTCCAGTATCTATTGGGTGGACTCTAGAAAGTACCCTGTTATCTATATTTTCTGATGGAACAATAAGGGTATTTTCCCCCCTATTAGAACAGTTGAGTATTATAAGTTTGAAGCGGAACATAGAACCTACAGAGTGTATAATTATGGCTCGGGTACTTCCATATGGTATTTGTTTTGTGACTTCTAGTTATAATGTGCACTTTGTTTCAAATTCCAATATATCACAGAGTTATTGTTTGACTAATATACCACTTAGGTGTAGTCCACTGGAAATTTCAGTAACAACTCCAAATGGCAATGATTCAAATATCTCCTTTATTTTTCCCACAAATGTTTTCCTTCCCCTTGAAGATAGTTCTATTGCTATAATTAGTATTTGGGAtccaaaaatttcaaatttaattactAAAGAAGGAATTGCATCTCCGAGCCCAGTTGATCCAGCATATTTATCATTCAATTCAGATGGTGAGGCGAGGGAGAAGATACTTGCATTCAGTGTCTCTCCAAATGGGGCAGTATTGGCTTCATTAACTGAATCTTTTGTTTTTTCATTGAGAAAAAccaattcaatatttgaagatcCCATATTCTCATGCAAGTTGAATATATCATTTTCTAAGTTGAGGCAAATGGTTTGGTGTGGAAATGAATCTGTAGCCTTAAATGCTGTTATTTCTACTTCAGATCCCTCCGGAAATCAAAAGCTGAAAAATGTAGTTTATATTGGAGGTCCTGATAATCAATGGCTAACATATAACTACGGTAGGCAGCCATTAATTCTAAATACTGAAGTTGACGGAGTTAAGGTTCAAACAGCAACACACTCTGATTTCTTATATAGGGTCCCAGAATGTCTAGAAAGCGTTTTTGGAATAGGTAGTTGTGAACCTTCTGCAATGCTTTATTTTGCATATGAAAAACACATTTCGGGAGATATTACAGCTTATTATTCACTTAGGGCAATTTCTTCCCAATTAATAGAAGCGAGCTTAAAATGTATTGATGCTTCTATTTGCAAGTTTCATGAGGAGGAAACTTGCATTAAACTTCTTAAAGTTGCATCATTCGGGAGacttttttctattaaatcCTTAGGTTCAGATCAAATTGAGGCTAAGAAATGGGAAAGAAGTTATATATCAGCTTGTAGAGATCTTCGCATAGTAAAGGCAGTTAATCAGTCTAGTGCAGAGTTTAACACAAGTGTTGTTCAGCTCAGAACTTATGGTGTTAAGGTTCTTTCAACAAGATTGGCAAACCACAGATGCTATTTactttcaataaaaatatgtGAATATTGCAACATTAGCTACTTTCATATACTATCCAGCTGGGCATGTGCAAAAATAAGACATTCATTAGAAGCTACTGACGAAGAGTTGGCTGGGACtataatttcaaagattATTGGGAGTCAGGGTAGTAGTGGATTTATAGAAAATGGTGTTGGAAGCTCTTGCTTTTCCTTAATAGCTGATGAGGCAGCAAAGGCAGGAAGAATGCATCTTGCTATCCTTTTACTACAACATGAGCCAAATCTTCAAAGAAGAGTTGCCATGTTACTTAAGCTACCAGCTTTTAAGCTAGCCGTTGAACAGTCTATTAAGCACAGAGATATAGACCTTGTGTACGTTTGCGTTACCCATTTGTTGTTTGCATCATCCAAAGAAAAATTTagagaaattgaaaattcttcTCCATTAACTTCTGAGTCAACTCAAAAGCATTATTGGGATTCTGAAACTATTGAGACTTTGGCCAATATTCCAGAAATGGTACCTTTTGTAATATATTACTGTACCAACTTAGGAGAAACTGACTTACTTCTTAAACTTTTTGAAGAGATGGAAAATTTCTTTGATGCTGGCTGGGTTAAGATTATGCTTGCAACTCTAGAGAAAAATTCTGTATTAGCAAAACTCGAGCATCTTGCGCATGCAGCTGCTTATTTCTCTTCATCTttgaaatcaaaaaaatctCTTGAAATTAGTAAAATGATCTCCAATAATACTTTAACTAAGTCATTAATACTGCTAAAAAACACAATTCCTCAATCAAACGATAAAACTCAAGCAATATCTTTTATTCATTCTTCAAATCCTAATTCTGGTTCTTCTTTTGAACGTGAAGCTGTTATAGCTGAAATAGAGCTTATTCAATATCAGACAAATTTAGATAGCAAATCTAAGCAAGCATCTTGGAGAACCTCtgaaattccaaattttgTTTCATTCGTTGGATGCTCACTTTCCACTACAATCAAATATCTTGCATTCCTAGGGCTTCTAGATGATCTTTTGCAGTTAAAAAATGCTTTAAATGTTCAGGATAAGATTTATTGGACGTATAAAATTAAAGGCCTTGCAATGGGAAAAAAGTTTCAAGAACTTTCAGCTGAAGTTCAGTCTTTAAATTTGTCATACCCTCCCATTAGCTTGGAAAAGATCATTGATATTTGTATATATTATGATGCAAGACACATCGCAGCAAAACTAATTCCAAAGCTTAGAGATTCCGAAAAACAGAGCTACTGGTTTAATCGTGCAGGGATGTATAGAGAGACTCAACAGCTTAGAAATGCCAATAATAATGTTCagaataaaatattgaatactTTTTCTGGGGCTATTAGTggtattttgaaaaaagacTAA
- a CDS encoding hypothetical protein (with a transmembrane domain within N-terminus, signal peptide) produces the protein MRIFLVLLLVISLSEGIFGIKQEQSKGGNVVNGPQVYNNLKVNNQMRIKSEVGDARNPSQTKIAKMDDSLITSRTAGVEKQDVANNISEVHGYNSLRTSEIIYNGTQVLTLMFFISVIIFGLFILAIALIPRYAKRFGFKSRRDEVPIEQECDDSNFNDIEGKVLVGREKKDNNTMNAPSLTFTKVKNNSLRRHSLISDGSSDSCKITTRPRSSSSLPSVQAFTEAIEESTTGDESSTRASKHITYKSLKKRPHNNDLVGKIYKTNEQNKFSNINFGRNSTRKEDEDSGLSPTSASAVVAIQMSELIARWNPKKDSRLIQKANPMTKERQFNAS, from the coding sequence ATGCGAATATTTTTAGTATTACTCTTGGTTATTTCATTAAGTGAAGGcatttttggaataaaaCAGGAGCAAAGCAAAGGAGGAAATGTAGTAAATGGTCCTCAAGTTTACAACAATCTTAAGGTAAACAATCAAATGAGAATCAAGAGTGAAGTTGGAGATGCAAGAAATCCTTCTCAAACAAAAATAGCAAAGATGGACGACTCTTTGATAACTTCTAGAACAGCAGGAGTTGAAAAGCAAGATGTTGCTAATAACATTTCTGAAGTTCATGGATACAATAGTTTAAGAACCTCAGAGATTATTTATAATGGTACTCAGGTATTAACTTTGatgttttttatttcagtaattatttttggttTGTTTATTCTGGCGATTGCACTTATTCCAAGATATGCAAAAAGATTTGGCTTCAAGTCTAGAAGAGATGAAGTTCCAATTGAACAAGAGTGTGATGATTCTAATTTCAATGATATTGAAGGAAAGGTTTTAGTAGGAAGGGAAAAGAAGGATAACAATACAATGAATGCTCCTTCGCTCACTTTTACAAAAGTAAAGAACAACTCTTTGAGAAGGCATTCGCTAATTTCAGATGGAAGTTCTGATAGTTGCAAGATAACGACAAGACCTAGGtcttcttcttctcttCCATCAGTTCAAGCATTTACTGAGGCGATTGAGGAAAGTACAACGGGGGATGAAAGCAGTACAAGAGCTAGTAAGCATATTACTTATAAAAGTCTAAAGAAAAGGCCacataataatgatttagtagggaaaatatataaaacaAACGAACagaataaattttcaaatattaattttggtAGAAATAGTACCagaaaagaagatgaagattcAGGACTATCTCCAACTTCGGCATCTGCAGTTGTTGCAATACAGATGAGCGAGCTAATTGCAAGATGGAACCcaaaaaaagattcaaGATTGATCCAAAAGGCAAATCCTATGACTAAAGAAAGGCAATTTAATGCAAGTTAA